Proteins encoded together in one Alteribacter keqinensis window:
- a CDS encoding TlpA disulfide reductase family protein, which yields MKGKHLSSVLILTAAMLVAAYVVYDHRSDTQGNDPLDEYLENEGIDVADEGEVPDYEEVDETGVRPGMLLKDISLPVWDEEEKMSISDFRGDYVVLNIWATWCPPCREEMPELIKFQEDYGDDGVQVVGINNTTQEPNEETVGRFIDEFNISFPTLMARNNEVTLDYQVIAMPLTYILDPDGRIIIRHTGYLDYGVLEEFLGEAKEKYEEKGEASD from the coding sequence ATGAAAGGAAAGCATCTTTCAAGCGTGCTGATTCTAACAGCTGCGATGCTCGTTGCTGCCTATGTGGTATATGATCACCGTTCAGATACACAAGGCAATGATCCTTTGGACGAATACCTGGAGAATGAAGGTATTGACGTTGCAGATGAAGGTGAAGTACCTGATTATGAAGAAGTTGATGAAACAGGTGTAAGGCCTGGAATGCTTCTTAAAGATATATCACTGCCGGTTTGGGATGAGGAAGAAAAAATGAGCATCTCAGACTTCAGAGGAGACTATGTAGTATTGAATATTTGGGCAACGTGGTGTCCCCCATGTCGTGAAGAAATGCCTGAACTCATTAAGTTTCAGGAAGATTATGGAGATGATGGTGTTCAGGTTGTTGGTATAAACAATACAACTCAGGAACCAAATGAAGAAACGGTCGGCAGGTTTATTGATGAATTTAATATTTCATTTCCTACCCTGATGGCGAGGAATAATGAAGTGACTCTCGATTATCAGGTAATTGCCATGCCTCTTACGTATATTCTCGATCCGGATGGACGGATTATTATTCGTCATACAGGCTATCTTGACTACGGGGTTTTGGAAGAGTTCCTGGGCGAAGCAAAAGAGAAATATGAAGAGAAGGGGGAAGCATCTGACTAG
- a CDS encoding aldo/keto reductase, translated as MKTNRIGLSDLYVTEIGFGCMSLSGNDNENERIIHEAIDKGVNYFDTADLYEFGANEESVGRALKGKRENVILASKGGNEWGEGIDGWRWNPSKEHLKKAVKKSLQRLGTDYLDLYQLHGGTIEDPIDETIEAFEELVREGTIRYYGISSIRPNVIKEYLSRSNIVSVMMQYSLLDRRPEEWFSLLKENDVSVIARGPVAKGLLTSRYNDKISEKGYLSYEKDELIKTIRKLEQIAEEKDMPLNEVALRYVLSAETVACTVPGASDSSQLKKNLLASKQADLTGQTIEELKEVTKLSYYENHRK; from the coding sequence GTGAAAACGAACAGAATCGGCTTGTCTGATCTATATGTGACAGAGATCGGGTTTGGGTGTATGTCCCTTTCCGGTAACGATAATGAAAACGAAAGAATCATCCATGAAGCGATTGATAAAGGTGTCAATTATTTTGACACAGCAGACCTCTATGAATTCGGAGCAAACGAGGAATCCGTTGGGAGAGCACTTAAAGGAAAGCGGGAGAACGTTATCCTTGCTTCCAAAGGCGGGAACGAATGGGGCGAAGGAATTGACGGGTGGAGATGGAATCCATCCAAAGAACACTTGAAAAAAGCTGTCAAGAAAAGCCTCCAACGGCTGGGAACGGATTATCTTGACCTGTATCAATTACACGGAGGAACGATTGAGGACCCTATTGATGAGACAATAGAAGCTTTTGAGGAATTAGTCCGGGAAGGAACCATCCGGTACTACGGAATCTCATCCATCAGACCCAATGTGATTAAAGAGTACCTTAGCCGTTCAAACATCGTAAGCGTAATGATGCAGTACAGTCTCCTAGACAGACGTCCGGAAGAATGGTTTTCTCTTCTTAAGGAAAACGATGTTTCTGTTATTGCCAGGGGGCCTGTGGCCAAAGGACTCTTAACTTCACGCTACAACGATAAGATATCGGAAAAAGGCTATTTATCCTATGAAAAGGACGAGCTTATCAAAACTATAAGGAAGCTTGAACAAATCGCAGAGGAGAAAGATATGCCATTAAATGAGGTGGCCCTGCGCTACGTTCTTTCTGCGGAAACAGTAGCCTGTACCGTACCCGGTGCGTCTGACAGCAGCCAGCTGAAAAAGAATCTGCTCGCTTCAAAACAAGCTGATTTAACAGGACAGACAATTGAAGAACTTAAGGAAGTAACCAAATTGAGTTATTACGAAAACCACAGAAAATAA
- a CDS encoding DUF3866 family protein, with the protein MLRIETVTVLDVIEETMDIQKLAVDGGGGYAILYAAFFPYVSKGDKVKINVTASDLKLGTGGLDIVSSIEERVSFSVGDTRGHIIKGRYLPTQHSMLTVESPEQKDQFIFYEKLNLHWKPILLCELHSMLPVVQAMYHHEKQEGKLVAVIDDSAALALPVSGHLQKIKEDRNVTTISIGQAFGGDFEAINLLTALQFAMHHYPEALIVVTVGPGVVGSGTRYGFSGIRMAEWANLIGKSKGVPVWTPRLSESDRRERHQGLSHHTKTALMEFTYAKSVLPVPAGELADRYIKADCRELSSEPHIKVESICERKVKALVEKALAEVSQIRSMGRSYEEDRLFFTGVGTALYWILENDQGWESLW; encoded by the coding sequence ATGCTTCGGATTGAGACAGTAACCGTTCTCGATGTGATTGAAGAGACGATGGATATTCAGAAACTAGCCGTAGACGGAGGGGGCGGCTATGCCATTTTATATGCAGCATTCTTTCCTTATGTATCAAAAGGTGACAAGGTTAAAATAAATGTCACGGCGAGTGACCTGAAGCTTGGTACAGGTGGTCTTGATATTGTATCGAGTATTGAAGAAAGAGTGTCCTTTTCAGTGGGTGATACCAGGGGGCACATAATTAAAGGGAGATACCTGCCCACTCAGCACAGTATGCTCACAGTGGAATCTCCTGAACAGAAAGATCAGTTTATCTTTTATGAAAAACTAAACCTGCATTGGAAGCCAATATTGCTTTGTGAACTTCACAGTATGCTTCCGGTTGTGCAGGCAATGTATCATCATGAAAAACAGGAAGGGAAGCTGGTTGCGGTTATCGACGATTCAGCGGCTCTTGCTTTACCCGTAAGCGGGCATCTGCAAAAGATAAAAGAGGATCGAAATGTAACGACAATATCTATCGGGCAGGCCTTTGGCGGGGATTTCGAGGCTATAAATCTTTTAACTGCCCTTCAATTTGCCATGCATCATTACCCTGAAGCGCTCATTGTCGTCACAGTAGGACCGGGGGTGGTTGGCTCGGGTACCCGATACGGGTTCAGCGGAATCAGAATGGCTGAGTGGGCCAACCTTATAGGGAAAAGTAAGGGTGTTCCAGTCTGGACACCTCGGCTTTCAGAAAGTGACAGGAGAGAAAGGCACCAGGGCCTGTCCCATCACACAAAGACGGCACTTATGGAATTCACTTATGCCAAAAGTGTGCTGCCGGTACCGGCCGGAGAATTGGCTGACCGGTACATAAAGGCAGATTGCAGGGAACTCAGCAGCGAGCCTCATATAAAGGTTGAGAGTATCTGTGAGAGAAAAGTGAAAGCACTGGTGGAAAAAGCGCTGGCAGAAGTATCGCAGATTCGGTCAATGGGCCGCTCATATGAAGAAGACAGGTTGTTTTTTACCGGCGTGGGAACGGCACTATATTGGATCCTTGAGAACGATCAGGGTTGGGAGTCCCTTTGGTAA
- the mciZ gene encoding Z-ring formation inhibitor MciZ, with protein sequence MHVYLKENGFVVAGKVWQVKAYLKKLSSQHETVEQWITKGTPNPDRSQGSNIVPFPRR encoded by the coding sequence ATGCATGTATATTTGAAAGAAAATGGTTTCGTCGTTGCCGGTAAGGTATGGCAGGTAAAAGCCTACCTGAAGAAGCTTTCTTCTCAGCATGAAACAGTTGAACAATGGATTACCAAAGGGACTCCCAACCCTGATCGTTCTCAAGGATCCAATATAGTGCCGTTCCCACGCCGGTAA
- a CDS encoding NUDIX hydrolase, with product MGDHLQEKTLNKEKIFEGRIIELSVHDVALPNGKESKREIINHPGAVAVLAVTKENKLVLVNQFRKALEKTIAEIPAGKLEAGEDPKQCAFRELEEETGYAAESMEKIASFYTSPGFADEIVYLYEAKELQSGEVKTDEDEFVEKIEVTLDEALEMIKTEAVHDAKTILAIQHWLLKKQG from the coding sequence GTGGGAGATCATTTGCAGGAAAAGACATTAAACAAAGAAAAGATATTTGAAGGCCGTATCATTGAACTTAGTGTTCATGATGTAGCTTTACCAAACGGGAAAGAGAGTAAACGTGAGATTATAAATCATCCTGGGGCTGTTGCGGTACTTGCTGTAACAAAAGAGAATAAACTTGTTCTTGTAAACCAGTTCCGCAAAGCCCTTGAAAAAACAATTGCGGAGATCCCAGCCGGAAAGCTTGAAGCCGGTGAAGATCCAAAGCAGTGTGCTTTTCGGGAGCTTGAAGAAGAAACCGGATATGCTGCAGAGTCAATGGAAAAGATTGCTTCATTTTATACTTCCCCTGGATTTGCCGATGAAATCGTTTATTTATATGAAGCCAAAGAGTTACAGTCAGGAGAAGTAAAAACGGATGAGGATGAGTTCGTTGAAAAGATTGAAGTTACTTTGGATGAGGCACTTGAGATGATAAAAACAGAGGCTGTTCATGATGCGAAGACAATTCTGGCCATTCAGCACTGGCTTTTGAAAAAGCAGGGTTAA
- the spoIIM gene encoding stage II sporulation protein M, translating into MTHYEGANQMNRMKGGFRRAILIHIEENRSIYVFSIVLLMMGVIFGAVIVNSLTTGQKNDLFTYLSQFFGQVEKGELASSEEAFTQTFAHYSKYLGLMWFLGLSVIGLPIILILLFLKGLVIGFTVGFLVSQMGFDGFILAFAAIFPQNLILVPVFIITATVSISFSLKICRQIIRKGYEPIFQHFTAYSLFLLFTGAVVTLMSVYEAYVSPVLLKSVVQWLL; encoded by the coding sequence ATGACACATTATGAAGGGGCGAATCAGATGAACCGGATGAAAGGCGGTTTTAGAAGAGCAATTCTGATCCATATCGAAGAGAATCGTTCCATTTATGTATTCTCCATCGTACTGCTTATGATGGGTGTGATTTTTGGAGCTGTAATTGTAAACAGTTTAACGACTGGACAGAAAAATGACCTGTTTACGTATTTGAGCCAGTTTTTCGGACAGGTTGAAAAGGGAGAGCTGGCATCATCTGAGGAAGCATTTACCCAGACGTTTGCCCATTACAGCAAATACCTGGGCTTAATGTGGTTTTTAGGATTGTCTGTTATCGGTTTGCCGATTATTCTCATTCTCCTTTTTCTAAAGGGACTTGTTATCGGTTTTACAGTTGGTTTTCTTGTAAGCCAGATGGGCTTTGACGGATTTATTCTGGCATTTGCGGCTATCTTCCCTCAAAACCTGATTCTCGTGCCTGTTTTTATTATCACAGCGACGGTATCAATTTCATTCAGCCTGAAGATTTGCAGACAGATTATAAGAAAAGGGTACGAACCTATATTTCAGCACTTTACAGCTTACTCACTTTTTTTATTGTTCACAGGGGCAGTCGTTACTCTGATGAGTGTTTATGAAGCCTATGTTTCCCCTGTACTTTTGAAGTCAGTTGTACAATGGCTTTTATAA
- a CDS encoding Fur family transcriptional regulator — MEQRIERIKKQLHSQSYKLTPQREATVRVLLEHEEDHLSAENVYLLVKEKSPEIGLATVYRTLELLTELKVVDKINFGDGVSRYDLRKEGATHFHHHLVCIDCGSVDEIQEDLLGDVEKIVERRWNFVIKDHRLTFHGICHRCNSKGKPESE, encoded by the coding sequence ATGGAGCAACGTATTGAACGAATAAAAAAACAACTGCACTCTCAAAGCTACAAGCTTACACCGCAGCGTGAAGCAACCGTAAGGGTTCTGCTTGAACATGAAGAGGATCACCTCAGTGCGGAGAATGTATATCTGCTTGTTAAAGAGAAGTCCCCTGAAATTGGTCTTGCTACGGTTTATCGAACCCTGGAATTACTGACTGAACTTAAAGTGGTGGACAAAATAAACTTTGGAGACGGAGTATCAAGATACGACCTTCGTAAAGAAGGGGCAACACATTTTCACCATCATCTCGTCTGTATTGACTGTGGGTCAGTGGATGAAATACAGGAAGACCTTCTGGGAGATGTGGAGAAAATAGTAGAACGCAGGTGGAACTTTGTGATCAAAGATCACCGGCTTACGTTTCACGGTATCTGCCACCGCTGTAACAGCAAAGGAAAACCCGAAAGTGAGTAA
- a CDS encoding YqzK family protein: MSFIRSLWETLCVFVLFMGCTLIFYYGIIWVSDEYERYHRFDEPKGRAVKVIGQVQEDSIYKEALDRLRIFYLHGE; the protein is encoded by the coding sequence ATGTCATTTATACGGTCACTGTGGGAAACGCTTTGTGTGTTTGTATTGTTTATGGGGTGCACGCTTATTTTTTACTATGGTATTATATGGGTGAGTGATGAGTACGAAAGGTACCATCGGTTTGATGAGCCAAAAGGAAGGGCAGTTAAAGTCATTGGTCAGGTTCAGGAAGATTCAATTTATAAAGAAGCACTGGACAGGCTGCGTATTTTTTATCTTCATGGAGAATAA
- the xerD gene encoding site-specific tyrosine recombinase XerD produces MEQALKEYLHYLVVEKGLSQNTLEAYRRDISNYLHYLKHVEQLDNVEKVHRTNIVSFLFHLKEKGKASTTVSRQLSSLRSFHQFMIREGLATHDPSTLIDMPKAEKRLPKVLNMEEVEALLEAPDGSSPLGLRNKAMLEMLYATGLRVTELCSMNLSDLHLQMGFVRCIGKGNKERIIPLGRTASDVLKAYLQSSRPVLVKKQRHDVLFVNHHGRQMSRQGFWKVLKSLASEAKIEKELTPHTLRHSFATHLLENGADLRAVQEMLGHADISTTQIYTHVTKTRLKDVYADFHPRA; encoded by the coding sequence ATGGAGCAGGCTTTGAAAGAATACCTCCACTACCTCGTAGTTGAAAAAGGGTTGTCGCAAAACACACTGGAGGCTTATAGAAGAGATATCTCCAACTACCTTCATTATCTAAAACATGTAGAACAGCTGGACAATGTTGAGAAGGTTCACCGGACAAATATTGTATCCTTTTTATTTCATTTGAAAGAAAAAGGCAAGGCTTCTACCACTGTTTCAAGGCAGCTGTCGTCACTGAGGTCCTTTCACCAGTTTATGATAAGGGAAGGGCTTGCAACTCATGATCCCAGTACATTAATAGATATGCCAAAAGCAGAGAAGCGTCTTCCAAAAGTATTGAATATGGAAGAGGTAGAAGCGCTTCTTGAGGCACCGGACGGGTCATCACCCCTTGGCTTGCGAAATAAAGCTATGCTGGAAATGCTCTATGCCACGGGACTCCGGGTTACTGAACTCTGTTCAATGAATCTGAGCGATCTTCATTTACAAATGGGCTTTGTAAGGTGTATCGGTAAAGGAAATAAAGAAAGAATCATTCCTCTGGGCAGGACTGCTTCCGATGTACTTAAGGCATACTTACAATCCAGCAGGCCGGTACTTGTAAAAAAACAGCGTCATGATGTATTGTTTGTGAATCATCATGGGAGACAGATGTCCAGACAGGGGTTTTGGAAAGTGCTCAAGTCCCTCGCATCAGAAGCAAAAATAGAAAAAGAGCTGACGCCTCACACCCTTCGGCATTCCTTCGCTACCCATCTTCTTGAGAACGGTGCCGATCTTCGTGCTGTTCAGGAGATGCTGGGGCATGCGGATATATCTACGACACAGATCTATACACACGTAACGAAAACGAGATTAAAAGATGTTTATGCAGACTTCCATCCAAGAGCGTAA